In the Leifsonia sp. 466MF genome, one interval contains:
- the rplR gene encoding 50S ribosomal protein L18, which translates to MALGTRGKSKAAARDRRHTRLRKKIEGTAVRPRLVVTRSARHVFVQVVDDAQGHTLASASTMEADLRTFDGDKTAKARKVGELVAERAKSAGVDAVVFDRGGSKYAGRVAAVAEGAREGGLNL; encoded by the coding sequence ATGGCTCTGGGTACCAGAGGAAAGAGCAAGGCGGCCGCTCGCGACCGCCGTCACACCCGCCTTCGCAAGAAGATCGAGGGCACCGCGGTCCGTCCGCGCCTGGTCGTGACCCGTTCGGCCCGCCACGTCTTCGTGCAGGTCGTCGACGACGCGCAGGGCCACACGCTGGCGTCCGCGTCGACCATGGAAGCGGACCTGCGCACCTTCGACGGTGACAAGACCGCCAAGGCCCGCAAGGTCGGAGAGCTCGTCGCCGAGCGCGCGAAGAGCGCCGGTGTCGACGCCGTCGTGTTCGACCGTGGAGGCAGCAAGTACGCGGGCCGCGTCGCCGCTGTCGCCGAGGGAGCTCGAGAGGGTGGACTGAACCTGTGA
- the rplF gene encoding 50S ribosomal protein L6 — MSRIGRLPIDIPTGVDVKIDGQAVTVKGPKGELSLTVAEPIEVKLEENQVLVTRPDDERASRSLHGLTRTLINNQIIGVTQGYSKGLEIVGTGYRVVQKGSAVEFALGFSHPVTVEPPAGITFTVEGNNRLTVAGIDKQAVGEVAANIRKIRKPEPYKGKGVRYAGEVVRRKAGKAGK, encoded by the coding sequence ATGTCGCGTATTGGAAGACTGCCCATCGACATCCCGACCGGGGTCGATGTGAAGATCGACGGCCAGGCCGTCACCGTCAAGGGCCCGAAGGGTGAGCTCAGCCTCACCGTCGCTGAGCCCATCGAGGTCAAGCTGGAGGAGAACCAGGTCCTGGTTACCCGTCCGGACGACGAGCGCGCTTCGCGTTCGCTGCACGGCCTGACCCGCACCCTCATCAACAACCAGATCATCGGCGTCACCCAGGGCTACTCCAAGGGCCTGGAGATCGTCGGCACCGGTTACCGCGTCGTCCAGAAGGGCTCGGCCGTCGAGTTCGCGCTCGGCTTCTCGCACCCGGTGACCGTCGAGCCGCCGGCTGGCATCACGTTCACGGTCGAGGGCAACAACCGCCTGACCGTGGCCGGGATCGACAAGCAGGCCGTCGGTGAGGTCGCCGCGAACATCCGCAAGATCCGCAAGCCCGAGCCGTACAAGGGCAAGGGCGTGCGCTACGCCGGCGAGGTCGTTCGTCGCAAGGCCGGAAAGGCTGGTAAGTAA
- the rpsQ gene encoding 30S ribosomal protein S17 — MAETTKAAAAESAADEALVRGYRKARRGYVVSDKMDKTIVVEVEDRVKHPLYGKVIRRTSKVKAHDENNTAGIGDLVLINETRPLSASKRWRLVEILEKAK, encoded by the coding sequence ATGGCTGAGACCACCAAGGCCGCGGCCGCGGAGTCGGCGGCCGACGAGGCCCTCGTCCGCGGGTACCGCAAGGCCCGTCGCGGTTACGTCGTCAGCGACAAGATGGACAAGACCATCGTCGTCGAGGTCGAGGACCGCGTGAAGCACCCCCTGTACGGCAAGGTCATCCGCCGCACCTCCAAGGTGAAGGCGCACGACGAGAACAACACCGCCGGCATCGGCGACCTCGTTCTCATCAACGAGACCCGTCCCCTGAGCGCCAGCAAGCGCTGGCGCCTGGTTGAGATTCTGGAGAAGGCCAAGTGA
- the rplN gene encoding 50S ribosomal protein L14, translated as MIQQESRLKVADNTGAKELLAIRVLGGSSRRYAGLGDVIVATVKDAIPGGNVKKGDVVKAVVVRVRKNTRRPDGSYIKFDENAAVILKNDGDPRGTRIFGPVGRELRDKKFMKIISLAPEVL; from the coding sequence GTGATCCAGCAGGAATCCCGACTCAAGGTCGCCGACAACACCGGCGCCAAGGAGCTCCTCGCGATCCGCGTGCTCGGCGGCTCCAGCCGTCGCTACGCCGGCCTCGGCGATGTCATCGTCGCCACGGTCAAGGACGCGATCCCGGGTGGGAACGTCAAGAAGGGCGACGTCGTCAAGGCGGTCGTCGTGCGTGTTCGCAAGAACACCCGCCGCCCGGACGGCTCCTACATCAAGTTCGACGAGAACGCCGCTGTCATCCTGAAGAACGACGGTGACCCCCGCGGCACGCGCATCTTCGGACCGGTCGGCCGCGAGCTCCGCGACAAGAAGTTCATGAAGATCATCTCGCTCGCACCGGAGGTGCTGTAA
- the rpsH gene encoding 30S ribosomal protein S8, whose translation MTMTDPVADMLTRLRNANSAHHDTVSMPHSKLKAHIAEILTKEGYISGWDVTDARVGKTLTLQLKFGPNRERSIAGIKRVSKPGLRVYAKSTELPKVLGGLGVAILSTSSGLLTDRQAEKKGVGGEVLAYVW comes from the coding sequence ATGACCATGACAGATCCGGTCGCAGACATGCTGACCAGACTGCGCAACGCGAACTCGGCTCACCACGACACCGTGTCGATGCCGCACTCGAAGCTCAAGGCCCACATCGCCGAGATCCTCACCAAGGAGGGCTACATCTCCGGCTGGGACGTCACCGACGCCCGCGTCGGCAAGACGCTGACCCTGCAGCTCAAGTTCGGACCGAACCGCGAGCGTTCCATCGCCGGTATCAAGCGCGTGTCGAAGCCCGGCCTTCGCGTCTACGCGAAGTCCACGGAGCTCCCCAAGGTGCTCGGCGGGCTCGGCGTCGCCATCCTGTCCACCTCCTCCGGTCTGCTCACGGACCGCCAGGCTGAGAAGAAGGGCGTGGGTGGGGAAGTCCTCGCCTACGTGTGGTAA
- the rplX gene encoding 50S ribosomal protein L24 — MANIKKGDLVQVISGRSQARGGDRGKQGRVIEVLVEQNRVIVEGVNFVTKHVRVGQTQRGTKTGGIETHEAPIHVSNVALVDPETKKPTRVGFREESVTKDGVTKTVRVRYAKKSGKDL; from the coding sequence ATGGCGAACATCAAGAAGGGCGACCTGGTCCAGGTCATCTCGGGCCGTTCGCAGGCCCGCGGTGGTGACCGTGGCAAGCAGGGTCGCGTCATCGAGGTTCTCGTCGAGCAGAACCGTGTCATCGTCGAGGGCGTCAACTTCGTGACGAAGCACGTGCGCGTCGGCCAGACGCAGCGTGGCACGAAGACCGGCGGAATCGAGACCCACGAGGCCCCGATCCACGTCTCGAACGTGGCGCTGGTCGACCCCGAGACCAAGAAGCCGACCCGCGTCGGCTTCCGCGAAGAGAGTGTCACGAAGGACGGCGTCACCAAGACGGTCCGCGTTCGTTACGCCAAGAAGTCTGGTAAGGACCTGTAA
- the rplP gene encoding 50S ribosomal protein L16, whose protein sequence is MLIPRRVKHRKQHHPGRSGQATGGTKVSFGEFGIQALTPAYVTNRQIESARIAMTRHIKRGGKVWINIYPDRPLTKKPAETRMGSGKGSPEWWVANVKPGRVLFEVSGVSEQLAREAMTRAIHKLPLKARIIKREEGDA, encoded by the coding sequence ATGTTGATCCCACGCAGAGTCAAGCACCGCAAGCAGCACCACCCCGGCCGTAGCGGCCAGGCGACCGGTGGCACGAAGGTCTCCTTCGGCGAGTTCGGCATCCAGGCCCTGACGCCCGCTTACGTGACCAACCGTCAGATCGAGTCCGCTCGTATCGCCATGACGCGTCACATCAAGCGTGGCGGCAAGGTGTGGATCAACATCTACCCCGACCGTCCGCTCACGAAGAAGCCGGCCGAGACCCGAATGGGTTCCGGTAAGGGTTCGCCGGAGTGGTGGGTCGCCAACGTCAAGCCGGGTCGCGTCCTCTTCGAGGTCTCCGGAGTCTCCGAGCAGCTCGCTCGCGAGGCCATGACCCGTGCAATCCACAAGCTGCCCCTCAAGGCACGCATCATCAAGCGCGAGGAGGGCGACGCGTAA
- the rplE gene encoding 50S ribosomal protein L5, with amino-acid sequence MTDTATAAGKIQPRLKQKYKNEISQQLQGDFGFTNVHQVPGLVKIVVNMGVGEAARDGKVIDGAVNDLTLITGQKPQVTKARKSIAQFKLREGQPIGAHVTLRGDRMWEFLDRLLTLALPRIRDFRGLSDKQFDGNGNYTFGLTEQSMFHEINQDRIDRVRGMDITVVTTAKNDDEGRALLKQLGFPFRSNDAAN; translated from the coding sequence ATGACCGACACTGCAACCGCTGCTGGCAAAATCCAGCCGCGCCTGAAGCAGAAGTACAAGAACGAGATCTCCCAGCAGCTCCAGGGCGACTTCGGCTTCACCAACGTGCACCAGGTGCCCGGTCTGGTGAAGATCGTCGTCAACATGGGTGTCGGCGAGGCGGCTCGTGACGGCAAGGTGATCGACGGTGCGGTCAACGACCTCACCCTGATCACCGGTCAGAAGCCCCAGGTCACGAAGGCCCGCAAGTCCATCGCGCAGTTCAAGCTGCGCGAGGGTCAGCCGATCGGCGCGCACGTCACGCTGCGCGGCGACCGCATGTGGGAGTTCCTCGACCGTCTCCTCACGCTCGCGCTTCCGCGAATCCGCGACTTCCGCGGCCTCAGCGACAAGCAGTTCGACGGGAACGGCAACTACACGTTCGGTCTCACGGAGCAGTCGATGTTCCACGAGATCAACCAGGACCGCATCGACCGCGTCCGCGGCATGGACATCACTGTGGTGACCACCGCCAAGAACGACGACGAGGGCCGCGCACTGCTCAAGCAGCTCGGCTTCCCGTTCCGTTCCAACGACGCGGCCAACTAG
- the rpmC gene encoding 50S ribosomal protein L29: MAIGSKELASSELDTFEDERLVDELKKAKEELFNLRFQSATGQLESHGRLRAVKRDIARIYTVIRERELGIRATPAPTEAAPAEKKKTRAKKAAPAAEAEVDTTNEEAK, encoded by the coding sequence ATGGCGATCGGATCCAAGGAGCTTGCCTCGAGCGAGCTCGACACTTTCGAAGACGAGCGTCTCGTCGACGAGCTGAAGAAGGCCAAGGAAGAGCTGTTCAACCTCCGCTTCCAGTCTGCCACCGGCCAGCTCGAGAGCCACGGCCGCCTGCGCGCCGTGAAGCGTGACATCGCTCGTATCTACACCGTGATCCGCGAGCGCGAGCTCGGGATCCGGGCTACCCCGGCCCCGACCGAGGCAGCGCCGGCCGAGAAGAAGAAGACCCGCGCCAAGAAGGCGGCCCCGGCCGCCGAGGCCGAGGTCGACACCACGAATGAGGAGGCCAAGTAA